Proteins from a genomic interval of Musa acuminata AAA Group cultivar baxijiao chromosome BXJ1-9, Cavendish_Baxijiao_AAA, whole genome shotgun sequence:
- the LOC103973567 gene encoding small ribosomal subunit protein uS5y/uS5u/uS5v: MAERGGDRGGFGRGFGRGRGDRGRGRGDRGRGRRGGRREEEEKWVPVTKLGRLVKEGKITSLEQIYLHSLPVKEHQIIDTLLGGRLKDEVMKIMPVQKQTRAGQRTRFKAFVVVGDTDGHVGLGVKCAKEVATAIRGAIILAKLSVIPVRRGYWGNKIGKPHTVPCKVTGKCGSVTVRMVPAPRGAGIVAARVPKKVLQFAGIEDVFTSSRGSTKTLGNFVKATFECLMKTYGFLTPDFWMETRFSKSPFQEYTDLLAKPTKAIILENTERVE, encoded by the exons ATGGCAGAGCGCGGTGGAGATCGTGGTGGCTTTGGGCGTGGGTTTGGCCGCGGTCGAGGTGACCGTGGCCGTGGCCGTGGCGACCGAGGCCGTGGGCGTCGCGGCGGCCGacgcgaggaggaggagaagtgggTGCCCGTCACCAAGCTCGGTCGCCTCGTCAAGGAGGGCAAGATCACCAGCCTCGAGCAGATCTACCTACACTCCCTCCCCGTGAAGGAGCACCAGATCATCGACACCCTCCTCGGTGGACGCCTTAAGGATGAGGTCATGAAGATCATGCCTGTCCAGAAGCAGACCCGCGCCGGCCAGCGCACCCGCTTCAAGGCCTTCGTCGTCGTCGGCGACACTGATGGCCACGTGGGCCTCGGCGTCAAGTGCGCCAAGGAGGTCGCCACCGCAATCCGCGGCGCCATCATCCTGGCCAAGCTATCGGTTATCCCCGTCAGGAGAGGTTACTGGGGGAACAAGATCGGCAAGCCCCACACCGTGCCCTGCAAGGTCACGGGGAAGTGCGGGTCGGTCACTGTCCGCATGGTGCCCGCACCAAGGGGGGCGGGGATCGTTGCTGCCCGTGTGCCGAAGAAGGTGCTCCAATTTGCTGGGATAGAGGACGTGTTCACCTCGTCCCGTGGCTCCACCAAGACTCTGGGAAACTTTGTCAAG GCTACATTTGAGTGTCTCATGAAGACATATGGCTTCCTGACACCGGATTTCTGGATGGAGACTCGTTTCAGCAAATCTCCCTTCCAGGAGTACACAGACTTGCTTGCAAAGCCAACCAAGGCAATAATTCTGGAGAACACCGAGAGGGTTGAATGA